In Archangium violaceum, the following are encoded in one genomic region:
- a CDS encoding thioredoxin domain-containing protein yields MAQTPPSGANNRLAREPSPYLRQHASNPVDWYPWGEEAFARARAENKPLLLSVGYSACHWCHVMAHESFENPDIARLMNEWFINVKVDREERPDVDQIYQGVVQLMGQGGGWPLTVFLTPDLLPFYGGTYFPPSDRYGRPGFPKVLEALHEAWVTKREEVLRQSEEFREGLGELAGYGLDAAPAALRPEDIVAMAESMLKRADPVNGGFGGAPKFPNPMNVAVLLRAWRRDRGNEAARKAALLTLERMALGGIYDQLGGGFHRYSVDERWTVPHFEKMLYDNAQLLHLYTEAFQVEPRPLWRKVVEETAEYVRREMTDARGGFYATQDADSEGEEGKFFVWKPQEVREVLAPELAELALRYFRITPAGNFEHGATVLEAVVPVETLAKELQLPVEETERRLGEARRRLFEAREKRVKPGRDDKILAGWNGLMIRGLAFAGRVFERADWVDLARRSADFLLSELWDGQRLLRSYQEGQARIPGFLEDYGDLASGLTALYQATFEPRYLEAAEALVKAAEALFWDGEKRAYLTAPKSQQDLVVATYATFDNAFPSGASTLTEAQVALAALTGNKQYLDLPESYVSRMRDQLRQNPMGYGHLGLAADALMEGAPSLTFAGTRETVASLLSATRTTYAPTVALAWKDPGAPVPPSMRETFEGRGPVGGRGAAYLCRHFACEPPVTETGELARKLALVPAP; encoded by the coding sequence ATCCCGACATCGCCCGGTTGATGAACGAGTGGTTCATCAACGTGAAGGTGGACCGCGAGGAGCGGCCGGACGTGGATCAGATCTACCAGGGCGTGGTGCAGCTGATGGGGCAGGGGGGCGGGTGGCCGCTGACGGTGTTCCTCACGCCGGACCTGCTGCCCTTCTACGGGGGCACGTACTTCCCGCCGAGTGACAGGTACGGGCGGCCGGGCTTCCCCAAGGTGCTGGAGGCGCTGCACGAGGCCTGGGTGACGAAGCGGGAGGAGGTGCTGCGCCAGTCGGAGGAGTTCCGCGAGGGGCTGGGCGAGCTGGCCGGCTACGGCCTGGACGCGGCGCCCGCGGCGCTGAGGCCTGAGGACATCGTGGCGATGGCCGAGTCCATGCTGAAGCGGGCGGACCCGGTGAACGGGGGCTTTGGCGGAGCGCCCAAGTTCCCCAACCCGATGAACGTGGCGGTGCTGCTGCGGGCCTGGCGGCGCGACCGCGGGAACGAGGCCGCGAGGAAGGCGGCGCTGCTGACCCTGGAGCGGATGGCGCTGGGCGGCATCTACGACCAGCTCGGGGGAGGCTTCCACCGGTACTCGGTGGACGAGCGGTGGACGGTGCCGCACTTCGAGAAGATGCTGTACGACAACGCGCAGCTGCTGCACCTGTACACCGAGGCGTTCCAGGTGGAGCCCCGTCCGCTGTGGCGCAAGGTGGTGGAGGAGACGGCGGAATACGTGCGGCGCGAGATGACGGACGCGCGCGGCGGCTTCTACGCCACCCAGGACGCGGACAGCGAGGGCGAGGAGGGGAAGTTCTTCGTCTGGAAGCCCCAGGAGGTGCGCGAGGTGCTGGCGCCCGAGCTGGCCGAGCTCGCGCTGCGCTACTTCCGCATCACGCCCGCGGGCAACTTCGAGCACGGGGCGACGGTGCTGGAGGCGGTGGTGCCGGTGGAGACGCTGGCGAAGGAGCTCCAGCTTCCCGTGGAGGAGACGGAGCGCCGGCTGGGCGAGGCCCGGCGGCGGCTCTTCGAGGCCCGGGAGAAGCGGGTGAAGCCGGGGCGGGACGACAAGATCCTCGCGGGGTGGAACGGGCTGATGATCCGGGGTCTGGCCTTCGCGGGGCGCGTCTTCGAGCGGGCGGACTGGGTGGATCTGGCGCGGCGGTCGGCGGACTTCCTGCTGTCGGAGCTGTGGGATGGACAGCGACTGCTGCGCTCGTACCAGGAGGGGCAGGCGCGCATCCCGGGCTTCCTCGAGGATTATGGTGACCTGGCCTCGGGGCTCACGGCGCTGTACCAGGCCACCTTCGAGCCGAGGTACCTGGAGGCGGCGGAGGCGCTGGTGAAGGCGGCGGAGGCGCTCTTCTGGGATGGAGAGAAGCGGGCGTACCTGACGGCGCCGAAGTCACAGCAGGACCTGGTGGTGGCGACCTACGCGACGTTCGACAACGCCTTCCCCTCGGGGGCATCGACGCTGACGGAGGCGCAGGTGGCGCTGGCGGCGCTCACGGGGAACAAGCAGTACCTGGACCTGCCGGAGAGCTACGTGTCCCGGATGAGGGACCAGTTGCGGCAGAACCCGATGGGCTACGGACACCTGGGCCTGGCCGCGGACGCGCTGATGGAAGGGGCGCCGAGCCTCACCTTCGCGGGGACGCGGGAGACGGTGGCGTCGCTGCTCTCCGCGACGCGGACCACCTACGCGCCCACGGTGGCCCTGGCCTGGAAGGACCCGGGGGCTCCCGTGCCACCGTCGATGCGAGAGACCTTCGAGGGCCGCGGGCCGGTAGGCGGCCGCGGAGCCGCCTACCTGTGCCGCCACTTCGCCTGCGAGCCGCCCGTCACGGAGACGGGCGAGCTCGCGAGGAAGCTCGCCCTGGTGCCAGCGCCCTAG
- a CDS encoding transglutaminase-like domain-containing protein, with product MRLPRRHALLPLSAALLSLALVQCKQQHNAPEAPRPQAQQQAQQAPAAVSDVLKARRPQGGEYMGLYLVDKKVGYVFTDLAPIPGRADRVRSIQELHFKANVGTRVSERVHREERIYEAGPRGRLVAFTIEQRGDGGTQTLVGTASPTGVSVVRKRPGLADETVNLPPTTEVVEDADQVRVAILRQANVDGSMLDGTDLGTYKLSTTVRPTEERLVSGVKVKVGKAVSVSEKEKVPVTAYVAEDGRTLELEYGQTMKARAEPEEVAKRLDTVEVFGLTRVVLPRALPPEAHTIPGKVTLVMKDLPEKFQRDTYRQKYQPRPDGSVQVTLSAKAPEPKSLKPRPLADPEGGKNLETSIIIESDNPRIREQAEQLVGGEKDAYTAAKKIVTWVATTLQKDYGASADRATDVLRQRKGDCTEHSLLTVSLLRAVGIPARRVDGVIYMVNQDGVPALYWHEWVEAFVGEWTQMDPTFNQVVADATHFGVGLEGNAEITPLIGQLKVVEVK from the coding sequence ATGCGACTGCCCAGAAGACATGCCCTCCTCCCGCTGAGCGCCGCGCTGTTGAGCCTGGCGCTCGTGCAGTGCAAGCAGCAGCACAACGCGCCCGAGGCCCCCAGGCCCCAGGCGCAACAGCAGGCCCAGCAGGCCCCTGCCGCCGTCTCCGACGTGCTCAAGGCGCGCCGGCCCCAGGGCGGCGAGTACATGGGGCTGTACCTGGTGGACAAGAAGGTGGGCTACGTCTTCACCGACCTGGCCCCCATCCCGGGCCGCGCGGACCGGGTGCGCAGCATCCAGGAGCTGCACTTCAAGGCCAACGTGGGCACGCGGGTGTCGGAGCGCGTCCACCGGGAGGAGCGCATCTACGAGGCCGGCCCCCGGGGGCGGTTGGTGGCCTTCACCATCGAGCAGCGCGGGGACGGCGGCACGCAGACGCTGGTGGGCACCGCCTCGCCCACCGGGGTGAGCGTGGTGCGCAAGCGGCCGGGACTGGCGGACGAGACGGTGAACCTGCCGCCCACCACGGAGGTGGTGGAGGACGCCGACCAGGTGCGCGTGGCCATCCTGCGCCAGGCGAACGTGGACGGCAGCATGCTGGATGGGACGGACCTCGGCACGTACAAGCTCAGCACCACGGTGCGGCCCACCGAGGAGCGGCTCGTGAGCGGGGTGAAGGTGAAGGTGGGCAAGGCCGTCAGCGTCTCGGAGAAGGAGAAGGTGCCCGTCACGGCGTACGTGGCCGAGGACGGACGGACGCTGGAGCTGGAGTACGGGCAGACGATGAAGGCCCGTGCCGAGCCCGAGGAGGTGGCGAAGCGGTTGGACACGGTGGAGGTGTTCGGCCTCACGCGTGTGGTGCTGCCCCGGGCGCTGCCTCCCGAGGCGCACACCATTCCCGGCAAGGTGACGCTGGTGATGAAGGACCTGCCGGAGAAGTTCCAGCGGGACACCTACCGGCAGAAGTACCAGCCGCGGCCGGACGGGAGCGTGCAGGTGACGCTGTCCGCGAAGGCGCCCGAGCCGAAGAGCCTCAAGCCTCGGCCGCTCGCGGACCCCGAGGGGGGCAAGAACCTTGAGACGTCCATCATCATCGAGAGCGACAACCCGCGCATCCGCGAGCAGGCCGAGCAGCTCGTGGGAGGCGAGAAGGACGCCTACACGGCGGCGAAGAAGATCGTCACCTGGGTGGCGACCACGCTGCAGAAGGACTACGGGGCGAGCGCGGACCGGGCCACGGACGTGCTGCGCCAACGCAAGGGTGACTGCACGGAGCACTCGCTGCTGACGGTGTCGCTGCTGCGCGCGGTCGGCATCCCCGCCCGGCGCGTGGACGGCGTCATCTACATGGTGAACCAGGACGGCGTGCCGGCGCTCTACTGGCACGAGTGGGTGGAGGCCTTCGTGGGCGAGTGGACCCAGATGGATCCCACCTTCAACCAGGTGGTCGCGGATGCCACCCACTTCGGCGTGGGCCTGGAGGGAAACGCGGAAATCACGCCCCTCATCGGCCAGCTCAAGGTCGTCGAGGTGAAGTAG
- a CDS encoding GNAT family N-acetyltransferase, with product MIQRIETFSPEEVTVAIELVDLALQPNNQDYKILVADRDGKLVGYVCYGPTPMTEGTYDLYWIASDPAVRGQGVGASLISGMEGDLRRQKARLIRVETSATEAYGPTRGFYASMKYNEEARIRDFYKVGDDLIMLTKRL from the coding sequence TTGATCCAGCGAATCGAAACGTTCTCGCCGGAAGAAGTAACGGTCGCAATCGAGCTCGTCGATCTCGCGCTTCAGCCGAATAACCAGGACTACAAGATCCTCGTCGCGGACCGGGACGGCAAGCTGGTGGGGTACGTGTGCTACGGCCCCACGCCGATGACGGAGGGGACGTACGACCTGTATTGGATCGCCTCGGACCCGGCGGTGCGCGGCCAGGGCGTGGGCGCCTCGCTCATCTCCGGCATGGAGGGAGACCTGCGGCGCCAGAAGGCCCGGCTCATCCGCGTGGAGACGAGCGCCACCGAGGCCTACGGCCCCACCCGCGGCTTCTACGCCTCCATGAAGTACAACGAGGAGGCGCGCATCCGTGACTTCTACAAGGTCGGCGACGACCTGATCATGCTCACCAAGCGACTCTAA
- a CDS encoding D-alanine--D-alanine ligase family protein produces MHIAILYNRDHELLEDDPGREAREDVTRVASALSEALTRGDTHAEPLAVEGSRLEFVDVLARMQPDLVINLCESVAADSRGEMVIPCLLDMLGLPYTGSPALSLGLALHKDKAKELLKVRGVSTPGFARVDRLEDVGTVDLPFPLIVKPAREDASMGITGDSVVHDRAALGRAVEAVLRTFHQPALVEQFIPGREIYVPLLGNNPRRALPLTEIRFGKHFEDRPNIVTYAAKWESNSPDYQDSPSAPCQLEDAALEARLVKTAVDAFAALECQDYGRVDLRVSPEGVPYVIDINPNCDLHPDAGFAKAARAAGIDYPALATRLVEIALERAHGHPTTRRKGPGAARFLDPANRNVLAGRSNGRNRARRSRASAE; encoded by the coding sequence ATGCATATCGCCATCCTGTACAACCGAGACCATGAGCTGTTGGAGGACGACCCGGGTCGGGAGGCGCGAGAAGACGTGACGCGCGTGGCTTCCGCCTTGTCCGAGGCACTCACCCGGGGCGATACCCACGCCGAGCCGCTCGCCGTCGAGGGCTCCCGGCTGGAGTTCGTGGACGTGCTCGCCCGGATGCAGCCCGACCTGGTCATCAACCTCTGCGAGTCCGTGGCCGCGGACAGCCGGGGCGAGATGGTCATCCCCTGCCTGCTGGACATGCTCGGGCTGCCCTACACCGGCTCGCCGGCCCTGTCCCTGGGCCTGGCGCTGCACAAGGACAAGGCCAAGGAGCTGCTCAAGGTGCGCGGGGTGTCCACCCCGGGCTTCGCGCGGGTGGACCGGCTCGAGGACGTGGGCACGGTGGACCTGCCCTTCCCGCTCATCGTCAAGCCCGCGCGAGAGGACGCCAGCATGGGGATTACGGGCGACTCGGTGGTGCACGACCGCGCCGCCCTGGGCCGCGCGGTGGAGGCGGTGCTGCGCACCTTCCACCAGCCCGCCCTCGTGGAGCAGTTCATCCCCGGGCGTGAAATCTACGTGCCGCTGCTGGGCAACAACCCGCGCCGGGCGCTGCCGCTCACGGAGATCCGCTTCGGCAAGCACTTCGAGGACCGGCCCAACATCGTCACCTACGCGGCGAAGTGGGAGTCCAACTCGCCCGACTACCAGGACAGCCCCTCGGCGCCCTGTCAGCTGGAGGACGCCGCGCTGGAGGCCCGTCTGGTGAAGACGGCGGTGGACGCCTTCGCCGCCCTCGAGTGCCAGGACTACGGGCGCGTGGACCTCCGGGTGTCACCCGAGGGCGTGCCGTACGTCATAGACATCAACCCCAACTGCGACCTTCATCCGGACGCGGGATTCGCCAAGGCCGCGCGCGCGGCCGGCATCGACTACCCCGCCCTGGCCACCCGGCTGGTGGAGATCGCCCTGGAGAGAGCCCATGGACATCCGACCACTCGAAGGAAAGGACCGGGAGCAGCTCGCTTCCTTGATCCAGCGAATCGAAACGTTCTCGCCGGAAGAAGTAACGGTCGCAATCGAGCTCGTCGATCTCGCGCTTCAGCCGAATAA
- a CDS encoding HD domain-containing protein — translation MRIRDPIHGTIDVSDEEKAVIDSQFYQRLRHVRQLGFGDLAFPGATHTRHAHSLGAMSVASRVFHAVTARSELPLEVRSRFAAAVRLAVLCHDLGHMPLSHASERIAPPRASLRLPSWLDAVAEGEQATHEDFTAKLLLDSSLTPIIEQRYGPQGITPMAAVGLITGARPPQDPGFSHAGVDWTPLLRAIVSGELDADRMDYLVRDSFYTGVNYGRYDMDWIISNLNPAMKDGRAYLALSRAAAFAFEDFLLSRYHMFISVYYHHTSVNFDYMLRRYYEEAPGEFEIPSDPEAFLTCDDVALWYTLRRSKNRWAQRISTRQGFKLLAQFTERDVGYDLDVLRSALVTGGFEHFTVESRGVLSKYFSEGSGPSLFIVDRSTGRLTEVARYTPLYQRYSGAVRLSRLYVRPDQIEDARNMMARLLGQTVQS, via the coding sequence ATGCGGATTCGCGACCCCATCCACGGCACCATCGACGTGAGTGACGAGGAGAAGGCCGTCATCGACAGTCAGTTCTACCAACGACTGCGTCATGTGCGGCAGTTGGGGTTCGGTGACCTGGCATTCCCGGGTGCAACCCACACCCGGCATGCCCACTCGCTCGGCGCGATGAGCGTGGCCTCCCGGGTGTTCCACGCCGTGACGGCCCGCTCCGAGCTTCCCCTGGAGGTGAGGAGCCGCTTCGCCGCCGCGGTGCGTCTGGCCGTCCTCTGTCATGACCTGGGGCACATGCCCCTCTCCCACGCCTCCGAGCGTATCGCGCCTCCGCGGGCCTCGTTGCGGCTGCCCTCCTGGCTGGACGCCGTGGCGGAGGGCGAGCAGGCCACGCACGAGGACTTCACCGCCAAGCTCCTGCTCGACAGCTCGCTCACGCCCATCATCGAACAGCGCTATGGACCCCAGGGCATCACCCCCATGGCCGCGGTGGGGCTCATCACCGGCGCCAGGCCCCCGCAGGACCCGGGCTTCTCGCACGCCGGGGTGGACTGGACGCCGCTGCTGCGCGCCATCGTCTCCGGGGAGCTCGACGCGGACCGCATGGACTACCTGGTGCGCGACTCCTTCTATACGGGAGTCAACTATGGCCGGTACGACATGGATTGGATCATCTCCAATCTCAACCCGGCGATGAAGGACGGGCGCGCCTACCTGGCGCTGAGCCGGGCGGCGGCCTTCGCCTTCGAGGACTTCCTCCTCAGCCGCTACCACATGTTCATCTCGGTCTATTACCACCACACCTCGGTGAACTTCGATTACATGCTGCGGCGCTACTACGAGGAGGCGCCCGGCGAGTTCGAGATTCCCTCCGACCCCGAGGCCTTCCTCACCTGCGACGACGTGGCGCTCTGGTACACGCTGCGGCGCTCGAAGAACCGGTGGGCCCAGCGCATCTCCACGCGCCAGGGCTTCAAGCTGCTGGCGCAGTTCACCGAGCGGGACGTGGGCTACGACCTGGACGTGCTGCGCAGCGCGCTCGTGACGGGCGGTTTCGAACATTTCACGGTGGAGTCGCGCGGGGTGCTGTCCAAGTACTTCTCGGAGGGCTCGGGCCCCAGCCTCTTCATCGTCGACAGGTCCACCGGTCGGCTGACGGAGGTGGCGCGCTACACGCCGCTCTACCAGCGCTACAGCGGCGCGGTGCGGCTGTCGCGCCTGTACGTGCGTCCGGACCAGATCGAAGACGCGCGCAACATGATGGCCCGGCTGTTGGGCCAGACGGTGCAATCATGA
- a CDS encoding MBL fold metallo-hydrolase, whose amino-acid sequence MSEAFPGMPPPPPVAATRPASVVVLYRNAPGGVEVFWVKREKALAFAGGFYAFPGGKVDKADAEVPVRGASGQEAALRVAAARELLEETGVLVAGGAERLTPDVVRELRLALLEKRATWPELLQRHGLTLRAEDFPDAGRWVTPEFAPVRFDTFFYLVEAPAHARAEWLAGELSEAAWVKPSEALARWEQGTALLHPPALHVLRVMEDFDSPERALARLREQPHCPDFIAQRIEFHQGVRVFPLRTATLPPATHTNAYVLGNGELLIVDPGADDEAEVARLLAMVEGLVADGCRVKAVLLTHHHGDHVGGVGLVKARLGVPLWCHARTADRLDVPTERLLEDGEVLELAGTPVQRWRVLYTPGHARGHLTLVDERTHAAVVGDMVASVGTIVIDPPEGDMGEYLKQLARLRDWPVTTLHPSHGAAIPDGPGKLQEYLDHRAAREARIVEAVPAEGATLADVVERAYAETPPFLHPVAERSALAVLLKLEQEGRLRESSGRYFRV is encoded by the coding sequence ATGAGTGAAGCGTTTCCTGGAATGCCGCCGCCTCCTCCCGTCGCGGCGACGAGGCCCGCGTCGGTGGTGGTGCTGTACCGGAATGCACCCGGAGGTGTGGAGGTCTTCTGGGTGAAGCGCGAGAAGGCGCTCGCCTTCGCCGGGGGCTTCTACGCCTTCCCGGGTGGCAAGGTGGACAAGGCGGACGCGGAGGTGCCGGTGCGCGGGGCCTCGGGGCAGGAGGCGGCGCTCCGGGTGGCGGCGGCGCGCGAGCTGCTCGAGGAGACCGGGGTGCTGGTGGCCGGGGGCGCCGAGCGTCTGACGCCGGACGTGGTGCGGGAGCTGCGCCTCGCGCTGCTGGAGAAGCGGGCCACGTGGCCGGAGCTGCTCCAGCGGCACGGCCTCACGCTGAGGGCGGAGGACTTCCCGGACGCGGGGCGGTGGGTGACGCCGGAGTTCGCTCCCGTCCGCTTCGACACGTTCTTCTACCTGGTGGAGGCACCGGCGCACGCCCGGGCGGAGTGGCTGGCCGGAGAGCTGTCGGAGGCGGCGTGGGTGAAGCCCTCCGAGGCGCTCGCGCGCTGGGAGCAGGGGACGGCGCTGCTGCACCCGCCCGCCCTGCACGTGTTGAGGGTGATGGAGGACTTCGACTCGCCGGAGCGGGCCCTGGCGCGTCTGCGCGAGCAGCCGCACTGCCCGGACTTCATCGCGCAGCGCATCGAGTTCCACCAGGGCGTGCGGGTGTTCCCGCTGCGGACGGCCACGCTGCCACCGGCCACGCACACCAACGCGTACGTGCTGGGCAATGGCGAGCTGCTCATCGTGGACCCGGGAGCGGACGACGAGGCGGAGGTGGCGCGGCTGCTGGCGATGGTGGAGGGGCTGGTGGCGGACGGGTGCCGGGTCAAGGCCGTGCTGCTGACGCACCACCATGGAGACCACGTCGGCGGAGTGGGCCTGGTGAAGGCGCGGTTGGGCGTGCCGCTGTGGTGCCACGCACGGACGGCGGACCGGCTGGACGTGCCGACGGAGCGGCTGCTGGAGGATGGCGAGGTGCTGGAGCTGGCGGGGACGCCGGTGCAGCGCTGGCGGGTGCTGTACACGCCGGGACACGCCCGCGGCCACCTGACCCTCGTGGACGAGCGCACGCACGCGGCGGTGGTGGGGGACATGGTGGCGAGCGTGGGCACCATCGTCATCGATCCGCCCGAGGGCGACATGGGCGAGTACCTGAAGCAGCTCGCGCGGCTGCGGGACTGGCCGGTGACGACGCTGCACCCGTCGCACGGGGCGGCGATTCCGGACGGGCCGGGGAAGCTCCAGGAGTACCTGGACCACCGGGCGGCGCGCGAGGCGCGCATCGTGGAGGCGGTTCCGGCGGAGGGCGCGACGCTCGCGGACGTCGTGGAGCGTGCGTACGCGGAGACTCCGCCGTTTCTTCACCCCGTGGCGGAGCGAAGTGCGCTGGCGGTCCTGCTGAAGCTGGAGCAGGAGGGCCGGCTGCGGGAGTCCTCCGGCCGCTACTTCCGGGTGTGA
- a CDS encoding sensor histidine kinase: MSRPPPLPVSSLASALGELARAQQRAGRSAMLGLALLGLVALASPLLAYHEDLRNAREEVLGHLSNQAHVQADALGVHLGLLEAELRRLAEHPQLSPEDGPSILEKAVLDRALHHSPLFSEGVALLTLKGERVWSDPPQMTLGDSSLNTRPWFRRVLSSGVSDISLLEGNEGPLVVAVPIVRGGQVRGLLVGELRAGARPLPGVQSGGADMVLLLDGNGQLLLPAPLPRFVWTRERAALVRALVMDPGPLILGGSRMLGAAAPVPAPAGISGMVLAVLENEERDIARLRRRFLGQFLFHVALLGSTLLIFTFLLRRSYHSLIAAEDRLRHQETMAALGSASQLIAHEVKNALNGIQAALSLLRPAASAGEVALPALRAQVQRLGHLARSLLSFGAPRPALRRTCELRLLVEEALQSVRLLPEAEDVPVSVVLAEGVTVQADPALLVSAVDNLLRNAVEAGAVARDTGLRPSPWVRVALTREAGEAVLMVEDNAGGVDPDLEPRLWEPFATARAKGVGLGLPMARAAVEAHGGSLTYTRLPDGSRFTLRLPLESTA; encoded by the coding sequence ATGTCGCGACCGCCCCCCCTGCCGGTCTCCTCCCTGGCTTCCGCCCTCGGGGAGCTCGCGCGCGCGCAGCAGCGTGCCGGCCGCTCCGCCATGCTGGGACTGGCGCTGCTCGGCCTGGTGGCGTTGGCCAGCCCCCTGCTCGCCTACCATGAGGATCTGCGCAACGCCCGCGAGGAGGTGCTCGGGCACCTCTCCAACCAGGCCCATGTCCAGGCCGACGCGCTGGGCGTGCACCTGGGGCTGCTGGAGGCCGAGCTGCGCCGCCTGGCCGAGCACCCCCAGCTGTCCCCCGAGGATGGCCCCTCCATCCTGGAGAAGGCCGTGCTGGACAGGGCCCTCCACCACTCGCCGCTCTTCTCCGAGGGCGTGGCCCTGCTCACCCTCAAGGGGGAGCGCGTGTGGAGCGACCCGCCCCAGATGACGCTGGGGGACTCCTCCCTGAATACCCGCCCCTGGTTCCGCCGGGTGCTGAGCAGCGGTGTGTCGGACATCAGCCTGCTGGAGGGGAACGAAGGGCCCCTGGTGGTGGCGGTGCCCATCGTGCGCGGCGGGCAGGTGCGGGGGTTGCTGGTGGGCGAGCTGAGGGCGGGCGCCCGCCCGCTTCCCGGCGTCCAGTCGGGAGGCGCGGACATGGTGCTGCTGCTGGACGGCAATGGCCAGCTGCTGCTGCCCGCGCCCCTGCCGCGTTTCGTGTGGACCCGGGAGCGCGCCGCGCTCGTGCGCGCCCTGGTCATGGATCCGGGCCCCCTCATCCTGGGGGGCTCACGCATGCTGGGCGCGGCGGCCCCGGTCCCCGCCCCGGCGGGGATCAGCGGCATGGTGCTGGCCGTGCTGGAGAACGAGGAGCGGGACATCGCGCGGCTGCGGCGCCGCTTCCTCGGGCAGTTCCTCTTCCACGTCGCCCTGCTGGGCAGCACCCTGCTCATCTTCACCTTCCTGCTGCGGCGCTCGTACCACTCGCTGATCGCCGCCGAGGATCGGCTGCGGCACCAGGAGACGATGGCCGCGCTGGGTTCCGCCAGCCAGCTCATCGCCCATGAGGTGAAGAACGCCCTCAATGGCATCCAGGCCGCGCTCTCCCTGTTACGGCCCGCCGCCTCCGCGGGAGAGGTGGCCCTGCCCGCCCTGCGAGCCCAGGTGCAGCGGCTGGGGCACCTGGCGCGCTCGCTGTTGTCCTTCGGCGCGCCGCGGCCCGCCCTGCGCCGCACCTGCGAGCTGCGCCTGCTGGTGGAGGAGGCCCTGCAGTCGGTGCGCCTGCTGCCGGAGGCCGAGGACGTGCCCGTGTCGGTGGTGCTGGCCGAGGGCGTCACCGTCCAGGCCGACCCGGCGCTGCTGGTGTCCGCCGTCGACAACCTCTTGCGCAACGCGGTGGAGGCGGGCGCGGTGGCGCGCGACACGGGCCTGCGTCCCTCGCCCTGGGTGCGGGTGGCCCTCACGCGCGAGGCGGGCGAGGCCGTGCTGATGGTGGAGGACAACGCGGGCGGGGTGGATCCGGATCTGGAGCCGCGCCTGTGGGAGCCCTTCGCCACCGCGCGGGCCAAGGGCGTGGGCCTGGGTCTGCCCATGGCCCGTGCCGCCGTGGAGGCCCACGGAGGTAGTCTCACCTATACCCGCCTGCCCGACGGCAGCCGCTTCACCCTCCGCCTTCCCCTGGAGAGCACCGCATGA
- a CDS encoding sigma-54-dependent transcriptional regulator — translation MSSSLLLVDDDRTFASLAASVLSQEGFRVRTARSLHETRAALTREAPDLVILDRRLPDGDGLTFLPELRAQVPGTVVLMVTAHGDIASAVEAIKAGARDYLSKPVELDDLVLRARRAAEDMRLQERLRRAESALEGRRRLLVPHSPAMRQTLLMLERIATSPRSPVLLLGETGVGKEVIARHLHLLREEQGPFVHVNCAALPDTMVESELFGHERGAFTDARTARRGLVEVANGGLLFLDEVGELPLPLQAKLLTFLDKGAFRRLGGSTELSSSARVVAATNRNLTEEVAAGRFREDLYFRLSVFKVEVPPLRSRREDVLPLAESLVVELCAELGRRPVGFSAAARERLASYPFPGNVRELRNVLERALVLEAGPALELEALAPGGPGPSALGDPHAFVVSGPPLPLEAVERMYVRHVLGLLDGRRMDAARALGISYPTFLRRLGEE, via the coding sequence ATGAGTTCCTCCCTGCTCCTGGTGGACGATGATCGCACCTTCGCCTCGCTCGCCGCCTCCGTCCTCTCCCAGGAGGGGTTCCGCGTCCGCACGGCCCGCTCGCTGCACGAGACGCGCGCGGCCCTGACGCGGGAGGCCCCCGACCTGGTCATCCTCGACCGCCGGCTGCCGGATGGCGACGGGCTCACCTTCCTGCCCGAACTGCGCGCCCAGGTGCCCGGCACCGTGGTGCTGATGGTGACGGCGCACGGGGACATCGCCAGCGCGGTGGAGGCCATCAAGGCGGGCGCGCGCGACTACCTGTCCAAGCCAGTGGAGCTGGACGACCTGGTGTTGCGCGCGCGCCGCGCCGCCGAGGACATGCGGCTGCAGGAGCGGTTGCGCCGGGCGGAGAGCGCGCTGGAGGGCCGGCGGCGCCTGCTGGTGCCGCACTCGCCCGCCATGCGCCAGACGCTGCTGATGCTCGAGCGCATCGCCACCTCGCCCCGCAGCCCCGTCCTCCTGCTGGGGGAGACGGGCGTGGGCAAGGAGGTGATCGCCCGTCACCTGCACCTGCTGCGCGAGGAGCAGGGGCCCTTCGTCCACGTCAACTGCGCCGCCCTCCCGGACACCATGGTGGAGAGCGAGCTGTTCGGCCACGAGCGGGGTGCCTTCACCGATGCGCGCACCGCCCGGCGCGGCCTGGTGGAGGTGGCCAACGGAGGCCTGCTCTTCCTCGACGAGGTGGGAGAGCTGCCGCTGCCGTTGCAGGCCAAGCTGCTCACCTTCCTGGACAAGGGCGCCTTCCGGCGGCTGGGGGGCAGCACCGAGCTGAGCAGCAGTGCGCGCGTGGTGGCCGCCACCAACCGCAACCTCACCGAGGAGGTGGCCGCCGGCCGCTTCCGCGAGGACCTCTACTTCCGTCTGAGTGTCTTCAAGGTGGAGGTGCCTCCCCTGCGGTCGCGGCGCGAGGACGTGCTGCCGCTGGCCGAGTCCCTGGTGGTCGAGCTGTGCGCGGAGCTGGGCCGCCGCCCGGTGGGCTTCTCCGCCGCCGCCCGCGAGCGGCTCGCCAGCTACCCCTTCCCCGGCAACGTGCGCGAGCTGCGCAACGTGCTCGAGCGCGCCCTGGTGCTCGAGGCGGGCCCCGCCCTGGAGCTGGAGGCGCTCGCGCCGGGCGGTCCAGGCCCGTCCGCGCTGGGAGATCCCCACGCCTTCGTCGTATCCGGTCCGCCGCTGCCCCTGGAAGCCGTGGAGCGGATGTATGTGCGGCATGTGCTCGGGCTGCTGGACGGGCGCCGGATGGATGCCGCCCGGGCACTCGGCATCTCCTATCCCACCTTCCTTCGACGGCTGGGTGAGGAGTAG